The following are encoded in a window of Pseudomonas graminis genomic DNA:
- the urtA gene encoding urea ABC transporter substrate-binding protein translates to MKRRSLLKAFTLSASIAAMGLTWTAQAAETIKVGILHSLSGTMAISETSLKDMALMTIDEINAKGGVNGKMLEPVVVDPASNWPLFAEKGRQLLTQDKVAVVFGCWTSVSRKSVLPVFEELNGLLFYPVQYEGEEMSPNVFYTGAAPNQQAIPAVEYLMSEDGGAAKRFFLLGTDYVYPRTTNKILRSFLHSKGVADKDIEEVYTPFGHSDYQTIVSNIKKFAAGGKTAVISTVNGDSNVPFYKELGNQGLKATDVPVVAFSVGEEELRGVDTKPLVGNLAAWNYFESVKNPVNTKFVADWKAYAKAHNLPNADKAVTNDPMEATYVGIHMWAQAVEKAKSTDVDKVRDAMAGQTFAAPSGFTLTMDKTNHHLHKPVMIGEIKADGQFNVVWQTKEPIRAQPWSPFIPGNDKKPDYAVKSN, encoded by the coding sequence ATGAAGCGTCGTAGTTTGCTGAAAGCGTTCACTTTGTCTGCATCGATCGCAGCGATGGGTTTGACCTGGACCGCTCAGGCGGCCGAGACCATCAAGGTCGGCATTCTGCATTCTTTGTCCGGCACCATGGCCATCTCCGAGACCTCGCTCAAGGACATGGCGCTGATGACCATTGATGAGATCAACGCCAAGGGCGGCGTCAACGGCAAGATGCTTGAGCCGGTGGTGGTCGACCCGGCGTCGAACTGGCCGTTGTTTGCGGAGAAAGGGCGTCAGTTGCTGACTCAGGACAAGGTCGCCGTGGTGTTCGGCTGCTGGACCTCGGTGTCGCGCAAGTCGGTGTTGCCGGTCTTTGAAGAGCTGAACGGCCTGCTGTTCTACCCGGTGCAGTACGAAGGCGAAGAGATGTCACCGAACGTGTTCTACACCGGCGCCGCGCCTAACCAGCAGGCCATTCCTGCGGTTGAATACCTGATGAGCGAAGACGGCGGCGCGGCCAAACGCTTCTTCCTGCTGGGGACCGACTACGTCTACCCACGCACCACCAACAAGATTCTGCGCTCGTTCCTGCACTCCAAAGGTGTCGCGGACAAGGACATCGAAGAGGTCTACACCCCGTTCGGTCACAGCGATTACCAGACCATCGTGTCGAACATCAAGAAGTTCGCGGCGGGCGGCAAGACGGCGGTGATCTCCACGGTCAACGGCGACTCCAACGTGCCGTTCTACAAAGAGCTGGGCAATCAGGGCCTGAAAGCCACCGACGTACCGGTGGTGGCGTTCTCGGTCGGCGAAGAAGAACTGCGCGGCGTCGACACCAAACCGCTGGTAGGCAACCTGGCGGCGTGGAACTACTTCGAATCGGTGAAGAACCCAGTCAACACCAAGTTCGTCGCCGACTGGAAGGCCTACGCCAAGGCGCACAACCTGCCGAACGCCGACAAGGCCGTGACCAACGACCCGATGGAAGCCACGTACGTGGGTATCCACATGTGGGCTCAAGCGGTCGAGAAAGCCAAGTCCACCGATGTGGATAAAGTCCGCGACGCCATGGCCGGCCAGACCTTCGCCGCGCCGTCGGGCTTCACCCTGACCATGGACAAGACCAACCACCACCTGCACAAGCCGGTGATGATCGGCGAAATCAAGGCCGACGGTCAGTTCAACGTGGTCTGGCAGACCAAAGAGCCGATTCGTGCCCAGCCTTGGAGTCCGTTCATTCCGGGCAACGACAAAAAGCCTGACTATGCGGTGAAGAGCAACTAA
- a CDS encoding dermonecrotic toxin domain-containing protein yields MNSTNVTATPLLDVDSSALTIYTLPDFNQALEQTLTDCLRLSHPELAFDYASAWLVCQERSIEPGVTEVTTHSPLLASLTAHFTGFFRWQNVVSAGLYTTEFPSPETSPIGGLDRDALAALYAAVAQDLPDRYKQTLSDHWAEVQPSGKTRREDFLADRVKLLRLEGQMRVEKGEFRPHLFSMLNATLDYGMDTSADPLQKHDVFNLWLGTSSTALFPLTGAFVITEQRTDQVPATDDESVGEVVLYTPAGSLERFDSVHQLTDTLTRRLADTTQRRQLLGHLRLDDVVAMALPNSDSEQPPIRWGLQKLGNNFMSLLLTSQVIKQKADFDHAVNIAQSLSLNPPSFQRLILDLMASDQLFDNHRIEQQLDCDVVREQMPDWWGKMSEEQQVEWTRDATAYAQSIQSIRRISLDHFNTPQADSAHVITAYVDATVTAALAEKNIQLSPRQILVTAMFHQPIPARFYPVTVLETETHSQTFSLHALAHDNTLRATAQDASELRVADEHGVAIPGLSEAFVKELLARIEIPKRLDDYLAEHLDHSEYAVQLKQQHRELLLARLGMAYRESQLNGFPENRLRWIKAALDGPDSEQRQKVDGVSIEVRLLHIGGVKIPDVMLIAPAGRFDKGPLALCTLNAPDNVVFRAFNSMFHLTQTFLEHDTYKSYMARLLPLSDRRQARQMLDYEEWLKHWRLPDVLTSLPGPVPVPSHLTHPVVFVPQKGDLLDEYFAVRIRQLKEQAKSLLTPPDDGGSRWQNFDMAVSVSLLLLPAPVMIPLALGMGLANAWSGFQKVNENDWDGAAQEFLDAAGYLLTAGIGKASGAAVKGHHLTMIKRPHLVRRTGRGGQVQIGYLMSPAGAPYFAESGMITRLDPNKFTEITLGSETGYVTRRFNLFGRSRLYRLHPRDPALLIHEDEYVVRSSAGSWRKLSQPFARLSPQADRQARRELRLLLTGWPFPSEGITLVEPSLDEPRFLALAERARAELYPDLLDYIEGGSAEINQLLRSGARTPKTKAFLNQFYRLRSWKGDAFRAARITDEGLQQLRRELGAVFVDAGVQSASISRGNAVRWSLDAFVTDQAPSNTHPGFLIFAPSVPKKNMFSGFLADHVAIPPGTRLQLRALHEVNGQAFAYFTAPDTMVYETFDLFTGERELFVR; encoded by the coding sequence ATGAATTCCACGAACGTTACCGCTACACCCCTGCTCGACGTCGACAGCTCTGCCTTGACGATTTACACCCTTCCCGATTTCAACCAGGCCCTGGAGCAGACGCTCACTGACTGCCTTCGCCTGAGCCACCCCGAGCTCGCGTTTGATTACGCCAGTGCATGGCTTGTCTGCCAGGAGCGAAGCATCGAACCCGGCGTCACGGAAGTCACCACCCACAGCCCGCTGCTTGCCAGCCTGACAGCGCACTTCACCGGGTTCTTTCGGTGGCAGAACGTCGTGTCTGCCGGGCTCTACACCACTGAGTTTCCTTCGCCGGAAACGTCCCCCATTGGCGGGCTGGACCGCGACGCACTGGCTGCTCTTTATGCAGCCGTCGCGCAAGATCTGCCCGATCGCTATAAACAAACACTCTCGGATCACTGGGCAGAGGTTCAGCCCTCCGGAAAAACGCGGCGTGAGGACTTCCTCGCGGACCGGGTCAAACTGCTCAGGCTGGAAGGCCAGATGCGGGTCGAAAAAGGCGAGTTTCGTCCGCATCTGTTCAGCATGCTCAACGCCACACTGGATTACGGCATGGACACCTCGGCTGATCCCCTGCAGAAACACGACGTGTTCAACCTGTGGCTGGGGACGAGCTCTACTGCACTTTTTCCCCTGACCGGGGCATTTGTGATCACCGAGCAACGCACCGATCAGGTGCCGGCAACCGACGACGAGTCAGTCGGCGAGGTCGTTCTTTACACCCCTGCTGGCAGTCTGGAACGTTTCGATTCAGTGCATCAGCTCACCGACACCCTCACCCGTCGGCTTGCCGACACAACTCAACGCCGCCAATTGCTGGGCCATCTCAGGCTGGACGACGTTGTCGCAATGGCGCTTCCCAATTCTGACAGTGAGCAGCCCCCCATACGCTGGGGCTTGCAAAAGCTGGGCAATAATTTCATGAGCCTGCTGCTGACCTCGCAGGTCATCAAACAGAAGGCAGACTTCGATCACGCGGTGAACATCGCTCAGTCCCTGAGTCTCAATCCACCGTCCTTTCAGCGCCTCATTCTAGACTTGATGGCATCGGATCAACTGTTCGATAACCACCGCATCGAGCAACAGCTGGACTGTGATGTGGTCCGCGAACAGATGCCCGACTGGTGGGGAAAAATGAGTGAGGAGCAGCAGGTCGAATGGACCCGCGATGCGACGGCTTACGCTCAGTCTATCCAGTCCATTCGGCGCATCAGCCTGGACCACTTCAACACGCCGCAAGCTGACAGCGCCCACGTCATCACCGCATACGTCGATGCAACGGTCACCGCCGCACTGGCAGAGAAAAACATTCAACTGTCGCCCCGACAGATTCTGGTAACCGCGATGTTCCACCAGCCCATCCCGGCGCGCTTTTACCCTGTCACCGTGCTGGAAACCGAGACTCACTCGCAGACCTTCTCGCTGCACGCACTGGCCCACGACAACACACTGCGGGCGACAGCTCAGGATGCCAGCGAGTTGCGGGTTGCAGACGAACACGGTGTAGCGATACCGGGACTCTCAGAGGCGTTCGTGAAAGAACTACTGGCGCGAATCGAGATTCCAAAGCGGCTGGATGACTACCTTGCCGAACACCTTGATCACTCCGAGTACGCTGTGCAGTTGAAGCAACAGCACCGCGAGTTGCTGTTGGCACGACTGGGCATGGCGTATAGGGAGAGTCAGCTCAACGGATTTCCCGAGAATCGTCTGCGCTGGATCAAAGCGGCACTGGACGGCCCCGATTCGGAGCAGCGTCAGAAGGTGGACGGGGTCAGCATCGAAGTACGATTACTGCACATCGGTGGGGTCAAGATCCCGGACGTCATGCTGATTGCCCCGGCCGGCAGATTCGACAAGGGGCCTCTGGCCCTTTGCACCCTCAATGCGCCAGATAACGTGGTGTTCCGCGCCTTCAACAGCATGTTCCACCTCACACAGACTTTTCTGGAACACGACACGTACAAATCCTACATGGCGAGGCTGCTGCCCCTGTCGGACAGGCGCCAGGCTCGGCAGATGCTCGATTATGAGGAGTGGCTCAAGCACTGGCGCCTCCCTGACGTACTGACGTCGCTGCCGGGGCCGGTTCCCGTTCCGTCCCACTTGACGCACCCCGTGGTGTTTGTGCCGCAGAAGGGCGATCTGTTGGACGAGTATTTCGCCGTCAGGATCCGCCAGTTGAAAGAGCAGGCGAAATCGCTGCTGACCCCGCCCGACGATGGCGGGTCCCGCTGGCAAAACTTCGACATGGCCGTGAGCGTGTCGCTGTTGCTGTTGCCCGCGCCCGTCATGATTCCCCTCGCCCTCGGAATGGGACTGGCTAATGCCTGGAGCGGCTTTCAGAAAGTGAACGAAAACGACTGGGACGGTGCCGCACAGGAATTCCTCGACGCCGCCGGATATCTGCTGACGGCGGGTATCGGCAAGGCCAGCGGCGCCGCCGTGAAGGGCCATCACCTGACGATGATAAAACGTCCGCATCTGGTTCGCCGCACCGGACGCGGAGGACAGGTGCAGATCGGCTATCTGATGTCCCCCGCCGGAGCGCCCTACTTTGCCGAGTCCGGCATGATCACGCGGCTGGACCCGAATAAATTCACCGAGATTACCCTCGGTTCCGAAACGGGTTACGTGACTCGACGCTTCAACCTGTTCGGACGGTCTCGCCTGTATCGCCTCCATCCTCGGGACCCCGCGCTGCTGATCCATGAAGACGAGTACGTCGTGCGATCAAGCGCCGGTAGCTGGAGGAAACTTTCGCAGCCGTTCGCTCGCCTGAGCCCGCAGGCCGATCGACAGGCCCGGCGTGAGCTGAGGCTGTTGCTCACCGGATGGCCGTTCCCGTCTGAAGGCATCACCCTCGTTGAGCCATCCCTTGATGAACCCCGGTTCCTGGCCCTGGCCGAGCGAGCGCGAGCAGAGCTGTACCCCGACTTGTTGGACTACATAGAAGGCGGTTCTGCAGAGATCAACCAACTCCTGAGAAGCGGAGCGCGAACGCCCAAGACGAAAGCGTTTCTCAACCAGTTCTACCGCCTGCGGTCCTGGAAAGGCGATGCATTCCGTGCCGCGCGCATCACGGACGAGGGTCTGCAGCAGCTGCGCCGCGAGCTGGGTGCAGTATTTGTCGACGCAGGGGTGCAGTCGGCTTCCATCAGCCGGGGAAATGCCGTGCGATGGAGCCTCGACGCATTCGTGACGGACCAGGCACCGAGCAATACGCATCCAGGGTTTCTGATCTTTGCGCCGTCTGTACCGAAGAAGAACATGTTCTCGGGCTTTCTCGCCGACCACGTCGCTATCCCGCCCGGCACTCGCCTGCAACTCAGGGCATTACACGAAGTGAACGGACAGGCATTCGCCTACTTCACCGCGCCGGACACGATGGTGTACGAAACCTTTGATCTATTTACCGGGGAGCGCGAGCTGTTCGTGAGATAG
- a CDS encoding PepSY-associated TM helix domain-containing protein, with product MSKPNVSFYNLAWRWHFYAGLFVAPFMILLAVTGIIYLFKPQLDALMYGDLLTVKPAHHSLSADDLQKRVLTTYPQAQVSKYLPPLNAEGSAQFVVNNDGREVNVFIDPYSGTVLGTQDAKQNLQAIARELHGELMIGTVGDRLVELAAGWGIVLVVSGVYLWWPRGRSPAGVLWPRVSARGRILWRDLHAVTGFWGSVALLFMLLSGMTWTGMWGKVYADVWNTFPPAMWNDVPKSGKQAGALNSASAQTVPWAMENTPMPVSSGDHAEHMNHAHMSSAPAAPGISLQQVVDIARARNIEPGYSITQPKTADGVFTVSVFADDPRNDATLHVDQYTGKVLADVRYSDYSTVSKATELGVMLHEGKMYGWVNQLLILFICLMVLLSSVSGIVIWWKRRPQNGFGVPPLRHDLPRWKTATVVMILLGLAFPLVGVSMLAVWLLDRIVRSRFAKTATTA from the coding sequence ATGTCCAAACCGAATGTGTCTTTCTACAACCTGGCGTGGCGATGGCATTTCTATGCCGGCCTGTTCGTCGCGCCATTCATGATCCTGCTGGCGGTCACCGGGATCATCTACTTGTTCAAGCCGCAGCTTGACGCGCTGATGTACGGCGACCTGCTGACGGTCAAACCCGCTCACCACTCACTCAGTGCCGACGACCTGCAAAAGCGCGTGCTGACGACTTATCCGCAGGCCCAGGTGAGCAAATACCTGCCGCCGCTGAATGCCGAGGGCAGCGCGCAGTTCGTGGTCAACAATGACGGCCGCGAGGTGAACGTGTTCATCGATCCGTACAGCGGCACGGTGCTTGGCACTCAGGACGCAAAGCAAAACCTGCAAGCCATCGCGCGCGAACTGCACGGCGAACTGATGATCGGCACGGTCGGCGATCGGCTGGTAGAACTGGCCGCCGGCTGGGGCATCGTGTTGGTGGTTTCAGGTGTGTATCTGTGGTGGCCGCGAGGTCGATCACCGGCCGGCGTGCTCTGGCCTCGCGTCAGCGCGCGAGGTCGCATTCTCTGGCGTGACCTGCACGCGGTGACCGGATTCTGGGGGTCGGTGGCGCTGCTGTTCATGCTGCTGAGCGGCATGACCTGGACCGGCATGTGGGGAAAGGTCTACGCCGATGTCTGGAACACTTTTCCGCCGGCCATGTGGAATGACGTGCCCAAGTCGGGCAAACAGGCTGGCGCCTTGAACAGTGCCAGCGCGCAAACGGTTCCGTGGGCCATGGAAAACACGCCGATGCCGGTGTCGTCGGGGGATCACGCCGAGCACATGAATCACGCGCACATGTCCAGCGCTCCTGCGGCGCCGGGCATTTCCCTTCAGCAAGTGGTGGACATCGCCAGGGCGCGCAACATCGAGCCGGGCTACAGCATCACCCAACCGAAAACGGCTGACGGCGTGTTCACCGTTTCCGTGTTCGCCGATGACCCGCGCAACGACGCCACGCTGCATGTGGATCAGTACACCGGCAAGGTGCTGGCGGATGTGCGTTACAGCGATTACAGCACCGTGTCCAAAGCCACCGAACTGGGCGTAATGCTGCACGAAGGCAAGATGTACGGCTGGGTAAACCAGCTGCTGATTCTGTTCATCTGCCTGATGGTGCTGCTGAGTTCGGTGAGCGGGATCGTGATCTGGTGGAAGCGTCGCCCGCAAAACGGCTTCGGCGTTCCGCCCCTGCGTCATGACCTGCCACGCTGGAAAACCGCAACAGTAGTGATGATCCTGCTGGGCCTCGCGTTTCCGCTGGTGGGCGTTTCAATGCTGGCGGTGTGGCTGCTCGATCGAATAGTGCGTTCGCGCTTTGCCAAAACAGCGACAACAGCTTAG
- a CDS encoding DUF2946 domain-containing protein translates to MPATRARSAPAPRHPQGAWLSLFAMLMIFIGPLISQSMPMEHHSGMAMPASASMSMSMHGEMDMSASMDLEMGAGEHSGHAKVEQNVGVDHIIWAKCGYCTLLFSCPALTKTVAVLAPVPPRPADFYNEATQLGHAQRSVFLNARSRAPPFSSVA, encoded by the coding sequence CTGCCCGCGACCCGCGCCAGATCCGCCCCCGCCCCTCGTCATCCGCAGGGCGCCTGGCTGAGCCTGTTCGCCATGCTGATGATCTTCATCGGCCCGCTGATTTCGCAATCCATGCCCATGGAGCATCACAGCGGCATGGCGATGCCTGCGTCGGCATCCATGTCGATGTCGATGCACGGCGAAATGGACATGTCGGCGTCGATGGACCTGGAGATGGGCGCGGGTGAGCACAGCGGCCATGCCAAGGTCGAGCAGAACGTCGGCGTCGATCACATCATCTGGGCAAAGTGCGGGTATTGCACGCTGCTGTTCAGCTGCCCGGCGCTGACCAAAACCGTGGCCGTCCTGGCGCCTGTCCCGCCGAGACCCGCCGACTTCTACAACGAGGCCACCCAACTCGGCCACGCCCAGCGCAGCGTCTTCCTTAACGCCCGCAGTCGCGCACCGCCCTTCTCGTCAGTCGCCTGA
- a CDS encoding copper chaperone PCu(A)C — MLNKILVLIALALPAAFVEAQDYAKGQLRVAQPWSMALPPNAPTVAAYFVITNSGPDTDRLEAVDSPIAGAAQLHEHINQNGLMKMQHVETVDVPAGGTVTFAPMAYHVMLLDLKDRSRLIDGQTFPLTLHFQKAGDLTVDVVVLKQPPDAAAPAHAH, encoded by the coding sequence ATGCTGAACAAAATCCTCGTGCTGATCGCCCTTGCGCTGCCAGCCGCTTTCGTTGAAGCCCAGGATTACGCCAAGGGGCAACTGCGCGTTGCGCAACCATGGTCAATGGCATTACCGCCCAACGCGCCCACCGTCGCGGCCTATTTTGTGATCACCAACAGCGGCCCCGACACCGATAGGCTGGAAGCGGTCGACAGCCCCATCGCCGGTGCCGCCCAGTTGCACGAGCACATCAATCAGAATGGACTGATGAAGATGCAGCACGTCGAGACGGTGGATGTCCCTGCCGGGGGCACCGTGACATTCGCGCCCATGGCCTATCACGTCATGTTGCTGGACCTGAAAGACCGCAGCCGACTTATCGACGGTCAGACCTTCCCGCTGACCCTGCATTTTCAAAAAGCGGGCGACCTCACCGTCGACGTTGTGGTACTGAAACAGCCACCCGATGCTGCCGCTCCGGCCCACGCCCACTGA
- a CDS encoding DUF2946 family protein: MADMKKQQDQIITQKRRRAFAWVACFTLLFGVLAMPMTPTMPRPEGERLVWGSACTGAASRLANTPVEVIDKQSPYHPDIAFMRHCDCCTHATPLVAVPTSVGLGLFALIEPVRFPVAVLVLRAPPRQHWPDRNPHASPRV; this comes from the coding sequence ATGGCCGACATGAAAAAACAACAAGATCAAATCATCACGCAGAAGCGGCGCCGGGCCTTTGCCTGGGTGGCCTGTTTCACGTTGCTGTTCGGCGTGCTGGCGATGCCGATGACGCCCACCATGCCGCGCCCCGAGGGTGAGCGGCTGGTCTGGGGAAGCGCCTGCACTGGCGCTGCGTCCCGACTGGCCAATACGCCCGTTGAAGTCATCGATAAACAATCGCCCTATCACCCCGACATCGCGTTCATGCGGCATTGCGACTGCTGCACCCACGCCACGCCATTGGTTGCGGTACCGACCAGCGTCGGTTTAGGGCTCTTTGCCCTCATCGAACCGGTGCGCTTCCCTGTCGCGGTATTGGTGCTGCGCGCGCCGCCTCGTCAGCACTGGCCTGACCGTAATCCGCACGCGTCACCCCGGGTCTGA
- a CDS encoding addiction module antidote protein, translating to MKEEFKPFDAAEYLETVEDMAGYLDACLDEDTGDGMLVRLALKDIARAYGMTQIARDTGLGRESLYKALGRGGNPEFATIMKVIKALGLKLHASTA from the coding sequence ATGAAAGAAGAATTCAAACCGTTCGACGCAGCGGAATACTTGGAGACGGTTGAAGACATGGCGGGCTATCTCGATGCCTGTCTCGATGAGGACACCGGTGACGGCATGCTAGTCCGACTGGCCCTGAAAGACATTGCGCGCGCATATGGGATGACGCAGATTGCACGCGACACGGGTTTAGGCCGCGAAAGTCTGTACAAGGCATTAGGCAGAGGCGGCAACCCCGAATTCGCCACCATCATGAAGGTCATCAAAGCCTTGGGCCTGAAACTCCACGCTTCCACCGCCTGA
- a CDS encoding type II toxin-antitoxin system RelE/ParE family toxin: MIFFERSTSFNKWLTSLKDKTGQQRIIARIRSAQRGNFGDCESVGSSVFEMRVHYGPGYRIYLTRHGNAIYLLLVGGDKSTQKTDIRRAREMAERLTAREQ, encoded by the coding sequence ATGATTTTTTTCGAACGATCCACCTCATTCAACAAGTGGTTGACGTCTTTGAAGGACAAGACCGGGCAACAGCGCATCATTGCGCGGATTCGATCAGCACAGCGAGGCAACTTTGGAGATTGTGAATCAGTAGGTAGCAGCGTTTTTGAAATGCGTGTTCACTACGGGCCGGGTTATCGAATTTATCTGACCCGCCATGGGAACGCGATCTATCTGCTTCTAGTTGGTGGGGACAAATCGACTCAGAAAACGGATATCAGACGTGCCAGGGAAATGGCGGAACGCCTCACGGCGAGGGAACAATGA
- a CDS encoding cobalt-precorrin-6A reductase, with protein MKPHTVKRVLLLGGVTEALVIARTLGPQHIYSLAGVGRVPTDLRCEVRVGGFGGAEGLANFVQQTGIDLILDATHPYAAQISQNAVAASKMTGVPCWALRRPAWQAGPDDDWREVADWAELIAALAPFQRPLFTLGREPLQHLHEIPPHQFWTLRALDIYPGNERCEVIGARGPFLLEEERELFETRNIDVLISKNSGSTATEPKLEVARQRGMPVLVLKRPVLPEVDRAFWSVGEVLDTLRDVG; from the coding sequence TTGAAACCACACACCGTAAAACGCGTGTTGTTGCTCGGCGGCGTCACCGAAGCACTGGTGATCGCCCGCACGCTTGGCCCTCAGCATATTTACAGCCTGGCAGGCGTGGGCCGCGTGCCCACCGACTTGCGCTGTGAAGTCCGTGTCGGCGGGTTCGGCGGCGCTGAAGGTTTGGCAAACTTCGTACAGCAGACAGGCATCGATCTGATCCTGGATGCGACTCACCCTTACGCTGCGCAGATCAGCCAGAACGCAGTGGCTGCTTCAAAGATGACCGGTGTCCCCTGCTGGGCATTGCGTCGCCCGGCGTGGCAGGCAGGGCCGGACGATGACTGGCGCGAAGTCGCGGACTGGGCAGAATTGATCGCCGCCCTCGCTCCCTTTCAGCGCCCCCTGTTCACCTTGGGCCGCGAACCTTTGCAGCATCTGCACGAGATTCCACCCCATCAGTTCTGGACGCTACGGGCCCTGGACATTTACCCCGGCAATGAACGCTGTGAAGTCATCGGCGCGCGTGGGCCTTTCCTTCTCGAAGAAGAGCGCGAGCTGTTCGAGACTCGCAACATCGACGTCCTCATCAGCAAGAACAGCGGCAGCACGGCGACCGAGCCGAAGCTGGAAGTGGCACGGCAGCGCGGGATGCCGGTGTTGGTATTGAAGCGGCCGGTGTTGCCGGAGGTGGATCGGGCGTTCTGGAGTGTGGGTGAGGTGCTGGATACGTTGCGGGACGTGGGCTGA
- a CDS encoding cobalt-precorrin-5B (C(1))-methyltransferase, translated as MRDETAEQPAPLRSGLTTGSCATATSLAAARLLLAGETNDAIDITLPKGKSVQMRLEFCRLIASGAEAGTLKDAGDDPDVTHGALVSAQVRLIHEPGVRFVAGEGVGTVTRPGLVLGVGEPAINPVPRRMMAEHLTQLAQDVGYSGGFEVTVCVENGSALALKTMNPRLGILGGLSILGTSGIVRPFSCAAYIASIHQGIDVARTNGYQHIAACTGNASEDTMRRVYQIPDIALIEMGDFVGAVLKHLRKTPVERLSVCGGFGKISKLAAGHMDLHSRHSSIDLVQLARWAADVGADAELQQRICGANTSQQALAMASAVGIALGDAVCQHALNFARSVVPTQVQVEVFAIDRQGGIVGHAGGFI; from the coding sequence ATGCGCGACGAAACCGCCGAACAACCCGCTCCGCTGCGCAGTGGCTTGACCACCGGCAGCTGCGCCACGGCGACGTCCCTCGCCGCCGCGCGCCTGCTGCTGGCCGGCGAAACCAACGATGCCATCGACATCACATTGCCCAAGGGCAAGTCCGTGCAGATGCGCCTGGAGTTCTGCCGGCTGATTGCAAGCGGCGCCGAGGCCGGCACGCTCAAGGATGCCGGGGATGACCCGGACGTGACCCACGGCGCGCTGGTGTCTGCCCAAGTCAGGCTGATCCATGAGCCTGGCGTGCGATTTGTGGCGGGCGAAGGCGTCGGTACCGTCACCCGCCCGGGTCTGGTGCTGGGTGTCGGCGAGCCGGCGATCAATCCGGTGCCGCGCAGGATGATGGCCGAACACCTCACGCAACTGGCGCAAGACGTCGGCTATAGCGGCGGGTTTGAAGTGACGGTTTGCGTCGAAAACGGCAGCGCGCTGGCGCTGAAAACCATGAACCCGCGGCTGGGAATTCTCGGCGGCCTATCGATTCTGGGCACCAGCGGCATCGTCCGGCCCTTCTCCTGCGCGGCGTACATCGCGTCGATCCACCAAGGCATCGATGTCGCTCGCACCAACGGTTACCAGCACATCGCCGCCTGCACCGGCAACGCCAGCGAAGACACGATGCGTCGGGTGTATCAAATCCCCGACATCGCACTGATCGAGATGGGGGATTTTGTCGGCGCCGTGCTCAAGCACCTGCGCAAAACCCCGGTCGAGCGGCTGAGCGTCTGCGGCGGCTTTGGCAAGATCAGCAAGCTGGCGGCGGGCCACATGGACCTGCACAGCCGCCATTCCAGTATCGATCTGGTTCAGCTCGCGCGATGGGCCGCCGACGTGGGCGCGGACGCCGAGCTGCAACAACGCATTTGCGGGGCCAATACCAGTCAGCAAGCGCTGGCCATGGCCTCGGCCGTCGGCATCGCGCTGGGTGATGCGGTGTGTCAGCACGCGCTGAATTTCGCCCGCAGCGTGGTGCCTACACAGGTTCAGGTCGAGGTCTTTGCCATCGACCGACAGGGCGGGATCGTCGGCCACGCGGGAGGCTTCATTTGA